A genomic stretch from Hymenobacter psoromatis includes:
- a CDS encoding isopropylmalate isomerase (dehydratase component, catalyzes the isomerization between 2-isopropylmalate and 3-isopropylmalate), with product MSRTLFDKIWDAHVVRSIEELDVVYIDRHLIHEVTSPQAFDELAARNLPLFRPSQILATADHNVPTLHQDQPIREPLSRLQVEKLTENCEKYGIELYGLGHARQGIVHVIGPELGLTQPGLTIVCGDSHTSTHGAFGAVAFGIGTSQVAQVMASQCLLLSRPKRMRISVEGELRPGVTAKDLILYVIAQLGTGGATGHFVEYAGSAIRALSMEGRMTVCNMSIEMGARGGLIAPDATTFAYVAGRPFAPQGAAWNDAVTYWQTLYSDDDATFETEYTYQAADITPMITYGTNPGMGIPLTGHVPREVPASEAESFDKSLKYMGFERGESLLGKQIDYVFIGSCTNSRIEDLRAVAAYVRGKQKAEHVEAIIVPGSKQIEQQAIAEGIDKIFAAAGFELREPGCSACLAMNEDKIPAGAYCVATSNRNFEGRQGPGSRTLLASPLVAAITAVQGRIVDITKYLN from the coding sequence ATGTCCCGCACGCTATTCGATAAAATCTGGGATGCCCACGTCGTTCGCTCCATCGAGGAGTTGGATGTGGTGTACATCGACCGGCACCTGATTCACGAAGTTACTAGTCCCCAGGCGTTTGACGAGCTGGCGGCGCGCAACCTGCCGCTGTTTCGCCCCAGCCAGATTCTGGCCACGGCTGACCACAACGTGCCCACGCTGCACCAGGACCAACCCATCCGGGAGCCGCTTTCGCGCTTGCAGGTGGAGAAGCTGACGGAAAACTGCGAGAAATACGGCATCGAGCTATATGGTCTGGGCCATGCGCGCCAGGGCATTGTGCACGTTATCGGGCCGGAACTGGGCCTGACCCAGCCGGGCCTGACCATCGTGTGCGGCGACAGCCACACTAGCACCCACGGCGCGTTTGGCGCGGTGGCCTTCGGCATTGGCACCAGCCAGGTGGCGCAGGTGATGGCCTCGCAGTGCCTGCTGCTGAGCCGGCCGAAGCGCATGCGCATCTCCGTAGAAGGCGAGCTGCGGCCAGGCGTTACGGCTAAGGACCTGATTCTCTACGTTATCGCGCAGCTTGGCACAGGCGGGGCCACCGGCCACTTCGTGGAATACGCGGGCAGCGCCATCCGTGCCCTCAGCATGGAAGGCCGCATGACGGTCTGCAACATGAGCATCGAGATGGGCGCGCGCGGCGGCCTTATTGCCCCCGATGCCACCACGTTTGCCTACGTGGCGGGCCGGCCTTTTGCCCCACAAGGCGCGGCTTGGAACGACGCCGTGACCTACTGGCAAACGCTGTATTCGGACGACGATGCCACGTTTGAAACTGAGTACACTTACCAGGCGGCCGACATCACCCCGATGATTACCTACGGCACCAACCCCGGCATGGGCATTCCGCTCACCGGCCACGTGCCCCGCGAAGTGCCGGCCAGCGAAGCCGAGAGCTTCGACAAGTCGCTGAAATACATGGGATTTGAGCGCGGCGAGTCGCTGCTCGGCAAGCAGATTGACTACGTGTTCATCGGCAGCTGCACCAATTCGCGCATTGAAGACCTGCGCGCCGTGGCCGCCTACGTGCGCGGCAAGCAGAAGGCTGAGCACGTGGAAGCCATCATCGTCCCTGGCTCCAAACAGATTGAGCAGCAAGCGATTGCAGAGGGAATCGATAAGATTTTCGCTGCCGCCGGTTTTGAGCTGCGCGAGCCCGGTTGCAGCGCCTGCCTTGCCATGAACGAGGACAAGATTCCGGCCGGCGCTTACTGCGTGGCTACTTCCAACCGCAACTTCGAAGGCCGGCAGGGTCCCGGCTCACGCACGCTGCTGGCCTCGCCGCTGGTGGCGGCCATCACGGCCGTGCAGGGCCGCATCGTGGACATTACGAAGTATTTAAACTAG
- a CDS encoding 3-isopropylmalate dehydrogenase, producing the protein MDLVIKKIALLPGDGIGPEVCRQAVKVLDAVAERFGHRFEFTSHLVGACAIDATGDPLPPETLAACRAADAVLFGAIGDPKYDNDPTAKVRPEQGLLRMRKELGLFANIRPVTAYEALLKHSPLKADRIEGTDLVIFRELTGGIYFGEKGRTAEGAAYDTCTYSRPEIERIAHLAFQSAAGRRQHLTLVDKANVLETSRLWREVVREIAPQYPEVRVDYLFVDNAAMQIITNPRQFDVVLTENMFGDIISDEASVIAGSMGLLPSASVGAAVAVFEPIHGSYPQAKGKGIANPLAAILSAAMLLDHLGLTAEAKLVREAVDEALTNNILTPELNSTAPYTTEQVGSYVAFWIADSNEQQWNAHNIVVGVSTII; encoded by the coding sequence ATGGACTTGGTAATCAAGAAAATAGCTTTACTGCCGGGTGATGGCATCGGGCCGGAAGTCTGTCGGCAGGCCGTGAAAGTGCTCGACGCCGTAGCCGAGCGCTTTGGCCACCGCTTTGAATTCACCTCGCACCTCGTGGGGGCCTGCGCCATCGACGCCACCGGCGACCCCCTACCCCCCGAAACGCTGGCTGCCTGCCGCGCCGCCGATGCGGTGCTGTTCGGGGCCATCGGCGACCCGAAATACGACAACGACCCCACCGCCAAGGTGCGCCCCGAGCAAGGCCTGCTGCGCATGCGCAAGGAGCTGGGTCTGTTTGCCAACATCCGGCCCGTGACGGCCTACGAAGCCCTGCTGAAGCATTCGCCGCTGAAAGCTGACCGCATCGAGGGCACGGATTTGGTAATTTTTCGGGAGCTGACGGGCGGCATCTACTTCGGCGAAAAAGGCCGCACGGCGGAAGGCGCGGCCTACGACACCTGCACCTACTCGCGCCCCGAGATTGAGCGCATCGCGCACCTGGCGTTTCAGTCGGCCGCCGGCCGCCGCCAGCACCTCACGCTCGTTGACAAAGCTAACGTACTGGAAACCTCGCGCTTGTGGCGCGAAGTAGTGCGCGAAATCGCCCCGCAATACCCGGAAGTAAGAGTTGATTACCTGTTCGTGGACAACGCCGCGATGCAGATTATCACCAACCCCCGGCAGTTCGACGTGGTGCTGACCGAGAACATGTTCGGCGACATTATCTCGGACGAAGCCTCGGTCATTGCCGGGTCGATGGGCCTGCTGCCCTCGGCCTCGGTGGGGGCGGCGGTGGCGGTGTTCGAGCCCATCCACGGCTCCTACCCCCAGGCCAAGGGCAAGGGCATCGCCAATCCGCTGGCGGCCATCTTGTCGGCCGCCATGCTGCTCGACCACCTGGGCCTCACGGCCGAGGCCAAGCTGGTGCGCGAGGCAGTGGATGAAGCGCTGACTAATAACATTTTGACGCCCGAATTGAATTCCACCGCGCCTTACACCACCGAGCAGGTGGGCAGCTACGTGGCGTTTTGGATTGCCGATTCGAACGAGCAGCAGTGGAACGCGCACAACATCGTGGTGGGCGTGAGCACAATTATTTAA
- a CDS encoding 2-isopropylmalate synthase has protein sequence MAPQKIQIFDTTLRDGEQVPGCKLNQQEKLVIARQLEALGVDVIEAGFPVSSPGDFAAVAAIAAQTQEATVCGLTRAVENDIRVAAEALRGARRPRIHTGIGTSDLHVQQKLRTTRADVLQRAVAAVKLAKSFVEDVEFYAEDAGRTDNEFLARVCEAAIAAGATVLNIPDTTGYCLPQEYGAKIKYLYENVKGIDKAVLSTHCHNDLGLATANSIAGVSNGARQIECTINGVGERAGNTALEEVVMILRQHPYLNLTTNVQTKLLAETSALVSHLMSMPVQANKAIVGANAFAHSSGIHQDGVIKCRATYEIIDPKEVGVADSSIVLTARSGRAALAYRLQKLGYDLERPALNMAYASFLQLADRQREVFDNDLHNLIEQEKLVAIG, from the coding sequence ATGGCACCGCAAAAAATTCAGATTTTCGACACTACCCTCCGCGATGGCGAACAGGTGCCGGGCTGCAAGCTAAACCAGCAGGAGAAGCTCGTTATTGCCCGGCAGCTGGAGGCGCTGGGCGTCGATGTCATCGAGGCCGGTTTCCCGGTGTCGAGTCCCGGCGACTTTGCCGCCGTGGCCGCCATCGCCGCCCAAACCCAGGAAGCCACCGTGTGCGGCCTCACCCGCGCCGTCGAAAACGACATCCGGGTGGCCGCCGAGGCCCTGCGCGGGGCGCGCCGGCCGCGCATTCACACCGGCATCGGCACCTCCGACCTGCACGTGCAGCAGAAGCTGCGCACCACCCGCGCCGACGTGCTGCAACGCGCCGTGGCCGCCGTGAAGCTCGCCAAGAGCTTTGTGGAGGACGTGGAGTTTTACGCCGAGGATGCCGGCCGCACCGACAACGAGTTTCTGGCCCGCGTGTGCGAGGCGGCCATCGCGGCCGGTGCCACCGTCCTCAACATCCCCGACACCACCGGCTACTGCCTACCCCAGGAATACGGCGCCAAGATTAAGTACCTGTACGAGAACGTAAAAGGCATCGACAAGGCGGTTCTTTCGACGCACTGCCACAACGACCTGGGCCTGGCCACGGCCAATTCCATCGCGGGCGTCAGCAACGGCGCGCGGCAGATTGAGTGCACCATCAACGGCGTGGGCGAACGCGCTGGCAACACGGCCCTGGAGGAAGTGGTAATGATTTTGCGCCAGCATCCCTACCTCAACCTCACTACTAACGTGCAAACCAAGCTATTGGCCGAAACCTCAGCGCTGGTGTCGCACCTCATGAGCATGCCCGTGCAGGCCAACAAGGCCATCGTGGGGGCCAATGCTTTTGCGCACAGCAGCGGCATCCACCAGGATGGCGTAATCAAATGCCGCGCAACCTACGAAATCATTGACCCCAAGGAAGTTGGCGTCGCCGATTCAAGCATCGTGCTCACAGCCCGCTCAGGCCGCGCCGCCCTCGCCTACCGCCTCCAAAAGCTAGGCTACGACCTGGAGCGCCCGGCCCTGAACATGGCCTACGCCAGCTTTTTGCAACTAGCTGACCGCCAGCGCGAAGTATTCGACAACGACTTACACAACCTCATCGAACAAGAAAAATTAGTAGCCATTGGCTAA
- a CDS encoding acetolactate synthase small subunit — protein sequence MRLLRVARNDKRFQSAKIMDRQEYNITAYTENQVGLLNRIAIIFSRRKINIESLNVSPSEIEGIHRFNIVIVETEEVVEKLAKQIEKQVEVLKVYYNTNADVIWQEMALYKVPTDVIAEKVLVERLLRENGARAVVIRKDYTVFETTGHREETDNLLKALQPYGLIEFVRSARIAIIKASDGFHHKLQEFERREPGEEVAENEFLNDRDAVFTM from the coding sequence ATGCGATTGCTTCGCGTTGCTCGCAATGACAAACGATTTCAGTCAGCCAAAATTATGGACCGCCAGGAATACAACATCACCGCATATACCGAAAACCAGGTGGGCCTGCTCAACCGCATTGCCATCATCTTTTCGCGCCGCAAAATCAATATCGAGAGCCTCAACGTATCACCTTCGGAAATTGAGGGAATCCACCGCTTCAACATTGTGATTGTGGAAACGGAGGAGGTGGTGGAAAAGCTCGCCAAGCAGATTGAGAAGCAAGTTGAAGTATTGAAAGTATACTACAACACCAACGCTGATGTGATTTGGCAGGAGATGGCGCTGTATAAAGTGCCCACTGACGTGATTGCCGAAAAAGTGCTCGTGGAGCGCCTGCTGCGCGAAAACGGGGCCCGCGCCGTGGTCATTCGCAAGGACTACACGGTGTTTGAAACCACTGGCCACCGCGAGGAAACCGACAACCTGCTCAAGGCTTTGCAGCCTTATGGACTCATCGAATTTGTGCGCTCGGCGCGCATTGCCATCATCAAGGCCAGCGACGGCTTTCACCACAAGCTCCAGGAGTTTGAGCGCCGCGAACCGGGCGAGGAAGTGGCGGAAAACGAGTTTTTGAACGACCGCGACGCGGTGTTTACGATGTGA
- a CDS encoding acetolactate synthase catalytic subunit (catalyzes the formation of 2-acetolactate from pyruvate; also known as acetolactate synthase large subunit) — protein MLSAPSPASPAALPTPTPVSGAVATLQALVAEGVDTIFGYPGGAIIPIYDALYDFKAQLNHVLVRHEQGGIHAAQGYARSSGRVGVALATSGPGATNLVTGLADALIDSTPVVCITGQVFAHLLGTDAFQETDIINITTPVTKWNYQVTRAEEIPEALAKAFYIARSGRPGPVLVDITKNAQMQLFDAPEYQPCTHIRSYRPAPVVRRKYVEQAAALINSARRPFILWGQGVVLGGAEAEFREFVEKSGIPAAWTILGTGALPTGHPLNVGMLGMHGNYGPNVLTNECDVLIAIGMRFDDRVTGRLDKYARQAQIIHLDIDPTEIGKNVPTAVPVWGDCKETLPLLTALIEPKQHTAWLARFNDHLAQEVAAVIREELFPTSEELTMGEVMQQLNEITQGEAVIVSDVGQHQMVACRYARQNQSRSHVTSGGLGTMGFALPAAIGAKFGAPHRPVVAVIGDGGFQMTIQELGTIMQTGVDVKIIILNNQFLGMVRQWQELFHQRRYSFVDIQSPDFVAVAAGYRIAGQRVDARAELRPALEKMLAHPGSFLLEVLVTKENNIFPMVPQGCSVAEIRLR, from the coding sequence CTGCTCTCAGCCCCCAGCCCCGCTAGCCCGGCCGCGCTCCCTACCCCCACCCCCGTCAGTGGTGCGGTGGCCACGCTGCAAGCGCTGGTGGCCGAGGGCGTGGACACGATTTTTGGCTACCCCGGCGGGGCTATCATCCCGATTTACGACGCGCTTTACGACTTCAAAGCGCAGCTCAACCACGTGCTGGTGCGCCACGAGCAGGGCGGCATTCACGCGGCGCAGGGCTATGCGCGCAGCTCGGGCCGGGTGGGCGTGGCGCTGGCCACGAGCGGGCCGGGCGCCACCAACCTCGTGACCGGGCTGGCCGACGCGCTGATTGACAGCACACCGGTGGTGTGCATCACGGGGCAGGTGTTCGCGCATTTGTTGGGTACCGATGCCTTTCAGGAAACGGATATTATCAACATTACTACCCCCGTTACCAAGTGGAACTACCAGGTAACCAGGGCCGAAGAAATTCCCGAGGCACTAGCCAAGGCTTTCTACATCGCGCGCAGCGGCCGGCCGGGGCCGGTGCTGGTGGACATTACCAAGAACGCGCAGATGCAGCTTTTTGACGCGCCGGAGTACCAGCCCTGCACGCACATTCGCAGCTACCGGCCCGCGCCGGTGGTGCGCCGCAAGTACGTGGAGCAGGCGGCGGCGCTGATAAATAGCGCCCGGCGGCCGTTTATTCTCTGGGGCCAGGGCGTGGTGCTGGGCGGGGCGGAGGCCGAATTCAGGGAATTCGTGGAGAAATCGGGCATCCCGGCGGCCTGGACTATTCTGGGCACGGGTGCCCTACCCACCGGCCACCCGCTGAACGTGGGGATGCTGGGCATGCACGGCAACTACGGCCCCAACGTGCTCACCAACGAGTGCGACGTGCTGATTGCCATTGGGATGCGCTTTGACGACCGCGTGACGGGCCGCTTGGATAAGTACGCCCGGCAGGCCCAAATTATCCATCTCGATATCGACCCCACTGAAATCGGCAAGAACGTGCCCACCGCCGTGCCGGTGTGGGGCGACTGCAAGGAAACCCTACCCCTGCTCACGGCGCTCATTGAGCCCAAGCAACATACAGCCTGGCTCGCGCGCTTCAACGACCACCTGGCGCAGGAAGTGGCCGCCGTGATTCGGGAAGAGCTGTTCCCGACTTCGGAGGAATTGACGATGGGCGAGGTGATGCAGCAGCTCAATGAAATTACTCAGGGTGAGGCCGTTATTGTGTCCGACGTGGGGCAGCACCAGATGGTGGCCTGCCGCTATGCGCGGCAAAACCAGTCGCGCAGCCACGTGACGAGCGGCGGGCTGGGCACGATGGGCTTTGCGCTGCCCGCTGCCATCGGGGCCAAGTTTGGCGCGCCCCACCGGCCGGTAGTGGCCGTGATTGGCGACGGTGGCTTCCAGATGACGATTCAGGAGCTGGGCACCATCATGCAGACGGGCGTGGACGTGAAAATTATCATCCTCAACAACCAGTTTCTGGGCATGGTGCGGCAGTGGCAGGAGCTGTTTCACCAGCGCCGCTACTCGTTCGTGGACATCCAAAGCCCTGATTTTGTGGCCGTGGCGGCCGGCTACCGCATTGCCGGCCAGCGCGTGGACGCCCGCGCCGAGCTGCGCCCGGCCCTGGAGAAGATGCTGGCGCATCCGGGGTCGTTTTTGCTGGAAGTGCTGGTAACCAAGGAAAATAACATTTTCCCGATGGTGCCGCAGGGGTGCAGCGTGGCGGAAATCAGGCTGCGTTGA
- a CDS encoding 3-phosphoglycerate dehydrogenase translates to MPDAAPLLPYLVFDFDSTFTQVEGLDELAAIALQGQPDQAARVAQIKAFTDQGMAGEIGFQESLSRRLALLGAHRRHLAPLVAHLQTKVSASIRRNGDFFRQHADRIYVVSSGFREFIEPVVAEFGIVPGHVLANTFTFDEGGSITGCDPGNVLSRDGGKIQQLKDLHLDGPVYVLGDGYTDYQIREAGLAHRFYAYTENVSRPSVVAHADEVLPTFDEFLYQLKLPMTLSYPKNRIKVLLLENPDARAAELFRQEGYQVEEVKGALDEDELVARIEGVSILGLRSKTHVTQRVLDAANRLIGIGAFCIGTNQIDLSSAMKRGVAVFNAPFSNTRSVVELTLAELIVLARRIPEKNPRMHAGEWDKSSNGSFEIRGKTLGIIGYGNIGAQLSVVAEAVGLKVIYYDMAEKLQLGNAVKFKTLEEMLPLADIVTLHIDGRPENQDFFGAKEFALMKPGALFINNARGHVVDVPALAAALRGGHLGGAAIDVFPHEPKTNAESFESELRGLPNVLLTPHIGGSTAEAQRNIAEFVPERIMEYINTGNTQQSVNFPNIQLPVQPGHRLIHIHANVPGVLARINNVLAQHHVNILGQYLKTNEHIGYVITDINREYDQDVIQALRAVEHTIKFRVLY, encoded by the coding sequence ATGCCCGACGCTGCCCCGCTTCTCCCCTACCTCGTTTTCGACTTCGACTCCACGTTCACGCAGGTCGAAGGACTGGATGAGTTGGCCGCCATTGCCCTGCAAGGCCAGCCCGACCAGGCGGCGCGAGTGGCCCAAATCAAGGCCTTCACCGACCAGGGCATGGCCGGCGAAATCGGCTTTCAGGAATCGCTGAGCCGGCGGCTGGCGCTGCTGGGGGCGCACCGGCGGCACCTGGCCCCGCTGGTGGCGCACCTGCAAACCAAGGTGAGCGCGAGCATCCGGCGCAACGGCGACTTCTTCCGGCAGCACGCCGACCGCATCTACGTGGTGAGCAGCGGGTTCCGGGAGTTTATCGAGCCGGTGGTGGCCGAGTTCGGCATTGTGCCCGGCCACGTGCTGGCCAACACCTTCACCTTTGATGAGGGAGGTAGCATCACGGGCTGCGACCCCGGCAACGTGCTGAGCCGCGACGGTGGTAAGATTCAGCAGCTAAAGGACTTGCACCTCGACGGACCGGTGTACGTGCTCGGCGATGGCTACACCGACTACCAGATTCGGGAGGCTGGCCTGGCCCACCGCTTTTATGCCTATACTGAGAACGTGAGCCGCCCCAGCGTGGTGGCCCACGCCGACGAGGTGCTGCCCACTTTTGACGAGTTTTTATACCAACTGAAACTACCGATGACCCTGAGCTACCCCAAAAACCGCATCAAGGTGCTGCTGCTCGAAAACCCCGACGCCCGCGCCGCCGAGCTTTTCCGCCAGGAAGGTTACCAGGTGGAAGAAGTGAAGGGCGCGCTGGACGAAGACGAGCTGGTGGCCCGCATCGAGGGCGTGAGCATTCTGGGCCTGCGGTCGAAAACGCACGTGACCCAGCGCGTGCTCGACGCGGCCAACCGCCTCATCGGCATCGGCGCGTTCTGCATCGGCACCAACCAGATTGACCTGTCTTCGGCCATGAAGAGGGGGGTAGCCGTGTTCAACGCGCCTTTCAGCAACACCCGCTCGGTGGTGGAGCTGACGCTGGCCGAGCTGATTGTGCTGGCCCGCCGCATCCCGGAGAAAAACCCCCGGATGCACGCCGGCGAGTGGGACAAATCATCGAACGGCTCGTTCGAGATTCGGGGCAAAACGCTGGGTATCATCGGCTACGGCAACATCGGGGCGCAGCTGTCGGTAGTGGCCGAGGCCGTGGGGCTGAAGGTGATTTACTACGACATGGCCGAAAAGCTCCAGCTCGGCAACGCCGTAAAATTCAAGACGCTGGAGGAAATGCTACCCCTGGCCGACATCGTGACGCTACACATCGACGGCCGGCCCGAAAACCAGGACTTCTTCGGGGCCAAAGAATTTGCCCTGATGAAGCCGGGCGCGCTGTTCATTAACAACGCCCGCGGCCACGTCGTGGACGTGCCCGCCCTGGCCGCCGCCCTGCGCGGCGGCCACCTCGGCGGCGCGGCCATCGACGTGTTTCCCCACGAGCCCAAAACCAACGCCGAGAGCTTCGAGAGCGAGCTGCGCGGCCTGCCCAACGTGCTCCTTACCCCCCACATCGGCGGCAGCACGGCCGAGGCCCAGCGCAACATCGCCGAGTTCGTGCCCGAGCGCATCATGGAGTACATCAACACCGGCAACACCCAGCAGAGCGTCAATTTCCCCAATATTCAACTGCCGGTGCAGCCCGGACATCGCCTCATTCACATCCACGCCAACGTGCCCGGCGTGCTGGCCCGCATCAACAACGTGCTGGCCCAGCACCACGTCAACATCCTGGGTCAGTATCTCAAAACCAACGAGCACATCGGCTACGTGATAACTGACATCAACCGCGAGTACGACCAAGACGTGATTCAGGCCCTGCGCGCCGTGGAGCACACCATCAAGTTCCGGGTGCTGTACTAA
- a CDS encoding dihydroxy-acid dehydratase (catalyzes the dehydration of 2,3-dihydroxy-3-methylbutanoate to 3-methyl-2-oxobutanoate in valine and isoleucine biosynthesis): MILNKFSRIYTQDDSLPASQAMLIGAGLSDADLRKPFVGICSTGFEGNTCNMHLNGLADEVKRGVAAQGLVGLRFNTIGVSDGITNGNAGMRYSLVSREIIADSIEAMAGAHYYDALATVVGCDKNMPGALIAMARLNRPSLMVYGGTIRGGEFKGQQLNIVSCFEAYGKKVNGTISEEDYQGIIHHACPGPGACGGMYTANTMAAAIETLGMSVPASSSLPAESAAKVQECLDAGSHLRRLLELDLKPRDILTREAFENAMVMITVLGGSTNAVLHLIAIAHAAGVRLTMADFQAVSNRVPVLADLKPSGRYLMEDLSKIGGVPAVQRTLLDYGLLNGDLLTVTGRTLAENLADVRPLGAEQDLLRPLSHPIKADGHIQMLYGNLAAKGGVAKITGKEGLRFEGPAIVFNSEEELNQGIIDHKIEAGQVVVIRYVGPKGGPGMPEMLKPTSAIMGAGLGDKVALITDGRFSGGTHGFVIGHICPEAYDGGGLALVEDGDWIILDASANTIDVRLTDEELAARRAAWRRPPLPVRQGVLLKYIRTVSDASLGCITDLLEEDYVCEPALSPQPR, translated from the coding sequence ATGATACTCAACAAATTCAGTCGCATCTATACCCAGGACGACAGCTTGCCCGCCTCGCAGGCCATGCTCATCGGCGCGGGGCTGTCGGATGCGGATTTGCGCAAGCCGTTCGTTGGCATCTGCTCCACAGGCTTCGAGGGCAACACCTGCAACATGCACCTCAACGGGCTGGCCGATGAGGTGAAGCGCGGCGTGGCCGCCCAGGGCCTGGTGGGGCTGCGCTTCAACACCATCGGCGTGAGCGACGGCATCACGAATGGCAACGCGGGCATGCGCTACTCGCTGGTTTCGAGGGAGATAATTGCCGATTCGATTGAGGCGATGGCGGGCGCGCACTATTACGACGCGCTGGCCACGGTGGTGGGCTGCGACAAGAACATGCCCGGCGCGCTCATTGCGATGGCGCGCCTGAATCGGCCGTCGCTGATGGTGTATGGCGGCACCATTCGGGGCGGCGAGTTTAAGGGGCAGCAGCTCAACATTGTGTCGTGCTTTGAGGCTTACGGTAAGAAAGTTAACGGCACTATTTCGGAGGAAGACTACCAGGGTATCATTCACCATGCCTGCCCCGGCCCCGGCGCGTGCGGCGGCATGTACACGGCCAACACGATGGCGGCGGCCATCGAAACGCTGGGCATGAGCGTGCCCGCGTCGTCGTCGCTGCCGGCCGAGAGCGCCGCCAAAGTGCAGGAGTGCCTGGATGCGGGCTCCCACCTGCGGCGCTTGCTGGAGCTGGACCTCAAGCCGCGCGATATCCTTACCCGTGAGGCGTTTGAGAATGCGATGGTAATGATAACCGTGCTCGGCGGCTCCACCAATGCCGTGCTGCACCTCATTGCCATTGCCCACGCGGCCGGCGTGCGGCTGACGATGGCCGACTTCCAGGCCGTGAGCAACCGCGTGCCGGTGCTGGCCGACCTCAAGCCCAGCGGCCGCTATTTGATGGAAGATTTGTCGAAAATCGGCGGCGTGCCCGCCGTGCAGCGCACGTTGCTCGACTATGGCTTATTGAATGGCGACCTGCTGACCGTGACCGGCCGCACGCTGGCCGAGAACCTGGCCGACGTGCGGCCCTTGGGCGCGGAGCAGGATTTGCTGCGCCCGCTCAGCCACCCCATCAAGGCCGATGGGCACATCCAGATGCTGTATGGCAACCTGGCTGCCAAGGGGGGGGTAGCAAAAATTACCGGCAAGGAAGGGCTACGGTTTGAAGGGCCGGCCATCGTGTTCAACTCGGAAGAGGAACTGAACCAGGGCATTATCGACCACAAAATCGAGGCTGGGCAGGTGGTGGTGATTCGCTACGTGGGGCCGAAAGGCGGGCCGGGCATGCCCGAAATGCTCAAGCCGACCTCGGCCATCATGGGCGCGGGGCTGGGCGACAAGGTGGCGCTGATAACGGACGGCCGCTTTTCGGGCGGCACGCACGGCTTCGTCATCGGCCACATCTGCCCCGAGGCCTACGACGGCGGCGGCCTGGCTTTGGTCGAAGATGGCGACTGGATTATCCTCGACGCCAGCGCCAACACCATTGATGTGCGGCTGACTGACGAGGAGCTGGCCGCCCGCCGCGCCGCCTGGCGGCGGCCGCCATTGCCGGTGCGCCAGGGCGTGCTGCTCAAGTACATCCGCACCGTGAGCGACGCCAGCCTTGGCTGCATAACTGACTTATTGGAAGAAGATTATGTCTGCGAACCTGCTCTCAGCCCCCAGCCCCGCTAG
- a CDS encoding 3-isopropylmalate dehydratase — protein MERFQTLHTTGRPLPLENIDTDQIIPARFLKATTREGFGENLFCDWRYNADGSPKPDFVLNAPRYTGSILVAGKNFGCGSSREHAAWALYDAGFRAVISSYFADIFRGNALNTGLLPLQVSDDVLRRLLAAIEADPALELAVDLPSQTLAVPAWGETFSFAIDGYKKECLLNGYDDIDFLVNQKPAIEAFEKQRAWTW, from the coding sequence ATGGAACGCTTCCAAACCCTGCACACCACCGGCCGGCCGCTGCCGCTGGAAAACATTGATACCGACCAGATTATCCCGGCCCGGTTTCTAAAGGCGACCACCCGCGAGGGTTTCGGCGAAAACCTGTTTTGCGACTGGCGCTACAACGCCGACGGTTCGCCCAAGCCGGATTTCGTGCTGAATGCCCCGCGCTACACCGGCTCCATCCTGGTGGCCGGCAAAAACTTTGGTTGCGGCAGCAGCCGCGAGCACGCCGCCTGGGCCTTATATGACGCCGGGTTTCGGGCCGTAATTTCTAGCTACTTCGCCGATATTTTTCGGGGTAACGCGCTGAATACCGGCCTCCTACCCCTGCAAGTGAGCGACGACGTGCTGCGCCGTCTGCTGGCCGCCATCGAGGCCGACCCGGCGCTGGAATTAGCCGTCGATTTGCCTTCACAAACGCTGGCGGTGCCGGCCTGGGGCGAAACGTTCAGCTTTGCCATCGACGGCTACAAAAAGGAATGCCTGCTTAACGGCTACGACGATATCGACTTTTTAGTGAATCAAAAACCGGCCATTGAGGCCTTTGAAAAACAACGCGCATGGACTTGGTAA